Within the Micromonospora citrea genome, the region ATGAAGACGGCCCTCAACCTCTGACCCGCCCACCCGCTCCCCCGCTCCCCGCCCCCGCTTCCCGCGGTTGATCATGACGTTGCCGACCCGGGAAGCGCTTTCCGGCACCGGCAACGCCATGATCAACGCAAGTACGGGGCCGGGGCGGGGTGGGGTGGGGCGGGTGGGTGGGGCGGGGTGGGTGGGGAGCTGGGGTGGGGTCAGGGGCGGGGGCCCAGGGCGGCGTCTACGGCGCGGCCCAGGGCGGCCACGACGAGGCCCACCGAGGGGCGGACGACGGAGTCGTCGAGGCTGACGTTGCCCGAGAAGCCGGCGCCGCCGGCGATCTCCTCCAGGCGGCGGCGGGCGTCCCGGGCGGCGTCGCCGGTCAGGCCGAGCGCCGGCTCCATCCGCAGCACCGCGACCAGCGTGGCCAGGGCGGCGGTCCGCTCGTCGGGGAGCTGCCCGTCGGCCAGCGCCTCGGCCAGCCGGCGCCGGGTGTCCGCCTCCACCTCGGGGTCCACCGTCGGGTAGCGGTGCACGTGGATGAAACCCAGCTCGGTCTCGTCGACGTCGCGCACCACGCCCTGGGCGCACAGGTCGCCGAGGATCCTGTCGCGCAGGCCGTGCCGCAGCCGCTGCACCCAGGACGACGGGCTGTGCGGCGTGTCGGCGGCGATCCGGGCGAGCACCCCGTCGACGAGCGGCTCGCCGGTGGGCGTCGAATCGACCACCACCAGGGACCCCTCGGAATACACGATCCGCCCGGCCAGGGCCAGCTCGATCAGCACCGCGGCGGCCATCCCCAGGTCGAGGCTGATCCGCGGCATGGTCGCCTTGCCGGTCTCGTCGTCGTACGCGAGGAGAAGCAGCTCTTCGGCGAGCGCAACACCAGTCATGGCCGCAGACGCTAGCGGGTGCGCGCACCCCGCGCACCCACTGCGCCCCGACGACGCGCCGCCGCGACCACACGCCCCGCCGTCGCCGCAGGCCGGAGACGGTAGGCCAGGGACGGCACGCCGGGGCGGTCGGGGCACGCGCCCGACCGCCCCGGCGCGGCCGGTCAGCCCACCGTGCCGGTGCGACGGGCGTCGAGCATGAGCGCGTAGTGCAGCACGCGGCGCTTCGGGGCCGTCGCCAGGTATTCGTAGGCGAGCAGTTCACCGGTCGACGGGTGGAAGACCAGCAGCATCTGCGCCCGCTCCGGGTGCTGGCCCGTGGGCGGAACGAGGTCGGCGGTGACGGCCACCCCCTGGCGGCCGGCCCGGTCGACGACCCGGCCGCGCCACACGAAGCCGGGCTTCTCCGCGAGGATGGTGAGGAGGTCGGCCCGGGTCCGCCGCGGCACCAGGTAGCTGCTGTAGAGCTGGTACGTGCGCATGGCCAGCTCGCCCGCCGGCTTACCAGTCCCGAGCCAGCGCGCGAGTTCCGCCCGGTCGGCCGGCAACCGCCTGACCTGCGGGTCGGACGGGATCTCCCGGGCTCCCTCCGGCGGCCTGGTGGCCGAAGGGCTGGCAGCGGGCGTCTCCAGCGGCGGCCGCGTGGACCAGTATTCCCGGGACGCGGCGTCGGGGTACTCGACGCCCAGGATTCGATCGTCCTGCCACTGCCTGCCGTCGTCCGCCGCCCAGTGGCGGCGTTCCTGCACGTAGCTCATCGTGTGACCCTCGGGCGACGTCATCGTCGGTTCGCCCCAGGACTTGGTGTGGTGGTGTGAGTAGCGGCCACCGGTTGCGTCCTGCGGGCCGTCGACCAGGCGGGCGGCGAGCGCCCGCAGATGCCGTCCGGCCGGCTCGCCCTCGACGATCTCGTAGGCCACCGGAACGAGCACGGTCCCGGCGGCCGGCTGCGCGGGCACCGCGCCGGTGGGCGCCACGTCCCGGAGCACCTGTGCCACTCCGGCGGAGCCGAGCACGGCCAGCGCGGCGGCCGCGCCGACGAGCATGGTGCGGCGGGGCGCGCCCCGCCGCGCCGGCCCGGCCGGGGTCGCGGTCGCGGCCTCCGCGCGGAGGATCAGGTCGTGGGCGGTGAGGGGCGACGGGGGTACGACGGCGTCACGCGCCGGGTCGGCCGGGCCCAGGAGCTCCCGGATCTGCTGCTTGGTGTGCATGCTGCTGCTCCTCTCAGACGTGGGCGGACGCCGGCCGGGCGCCGCGGGCGGGGGTGGGGGTGGCCAGGGCGGAGCGCAGTCGGCGCCGGGCCCGGTAGAGCCGCACGGCGGCGGCGGACCGGGTGCAGCCCATGACGACGGCGGCGTCGCTGACTCTCAGGTCCTCCCAGCCGACCAGCCGGAGGATCTCCTGGTCGACTTCGGGCAAAGTGCGCAGCGCCCGGTGCAGGTCGAGCATCGGCACGACGGCGTCGGGCCCGACGATTCGCGCCGGTACGTGGTCCGCCTCGGCGAGCGGAAGCAGGTTCGGGCCGTCGCGCCGGGACCGCCACCGGTTCGCCACGACGTGCCGCGCCACGGCGTAGAGCCAGGGAAGGGCGCGTTCCGGCACCTCGCCGCGTCGCCGCCAGACGACGACGAACACGTCCTGGGCGAGTTCGGCCGCCGCCTCGGCATCGGGGAGCCGACGCATGCCGTATCTGACGATGTCCGGGTAGTGCGCGGCGTAGAGGCTGGTGAACCAGCCCTCGCCCCGCTCACCCACGGGTTTCACTATCGATCTCCCGACCGCAGTTCCTGACAGGGACACCACGTATGTGTCGCGGGCGGGGCGGATCGTTACCGGCGGCCGGGGCGGAAGTCCACCGGCCGGGGCGAGAACTCACCGGCCGAGGGCCGGAACGGCCTGCCGGCCGGGGCCGGAACGGCCTGCCGGCCGCAAGTCACCGGCCGGGGCGGAGGTCACCGGCCAGGGCGGGACGGCCCGTCGGCCGGAGCCCGCCCGCCCCGGCGGCCGGGGACGGGCGGGATGGCGTGGGCGCCGTCTAGAAGCGGGGCATGCCGCCGAACTGGCGGTCGCCGGCGTCGCCGAGGCCCGGCACGATGAACTTCCGGTCGTTGAGGCCCTCGTCGATCGAGGCGGTGACCAGGCGCAGCGGCAGGCCCGAGCGCTCCAGCCGCTCGATGCCGACGGGCGCGGCGAGGACGCAGAGCACGGTGATGTCGGTGCAGCCCCGGTCGGCCAGCAGCCGGCAGCAGTGCTCCAGGGAGCCGCCGGTGGCGAGCATCGGGTCGAGCACCAGCACCGGCAGGCCGCTCAGGTCCCGGGGCAGCGACTCCATGTAGGCGCGCGGCTCGTACGTCTCCTCGTCGCGGGCCAGGCCGACGAAGCCCATCGACGACTCCGGCAGCAGGCCGAGCGCGGCGTCGGCCATGCCCAGGCCGGCCCGCAGCACCGGCACCAGCAGCGGCGGGTTCGCCAGCCGGGTGCCCTCGGTGCCGGTGACGGGGGTCTGCACCGGGTACTTCTCGACGGGGAACGAGCGCGCGGCCTCGTACACCAGCATGGTGGTGAGTTCGTGCAGCGCCGCTCGGAACGACGAGGAGTCGGTGCGCGCGTCCCGCATGGCGGTCAGCCGCGACTGGGCGAGCGGATGGTCAATGACGTGTACGTCCACGATCGCTCAACCTACCGGTCCGCGCGCCCCGGCACTGCGGGTGCGGCCCGACCAGCGACGTCGCTCACCACGGGGCCCGGCCGGCCGACCCGTGACCAAGATCACGCGGCGGTCGGATGCGTAGACTTCGGGGCATGACGGCGACAGCGACGTCGGCCCGGTCGGAGCTCTCCGAGCTGGGACGATCCGAGACCGCTCTGCGGACCTTCCTGCACGGCCTGCCCGGCGTGGACCAGGTCGGCGCGGAGCAGCGGGCGGCACAGCTCGGCACCCGCTCCATCAAGACCACGGCCAAGGCGCAGGCGATCGACCTGGCGATCCGGATGGTCGACCTGACCACCCTGGAGGGGGCCGACACCCCCGGCAAGGTGCGCGCGCTGGCCGCGAAGGCGCTGCGCCCCGACCCGGCCGACCCGTCCTGCCCGCACGTGGGCGCGGTCTGCGTCTATCCCGCGATGGTCCCGTACGTGGCGGAGGTGCTGCGCGGTTCCGGCGTGCACCTGGCCAGCGTGGCGACCGCCTTCCCGTCGGGACAGGCACCGCTGGAGATCAAGCTCGCCGACACCCGGGCGGCCGTCGAGGCCGGCGCGGACGAGATCGACATGGTGATCAACCGGGGCGCGTTCCTGGCCGGGCGTTACAAGGAGGTGTACGACGAGATCGTCGCCACCAAGGAGGCCTGCGGGGACGCCCACCTCAAGGTGATCCTGGAGACCGGTGAGCTGGCCACGTACGACAACGTGCGCCGCGCCTCCTGGCTGGCGATGCTGGCCGGCGGCGACTTCATCAAGACCTCCACCGGCAAGGTCCCGGTCGCGGCGACGCCCCCGGTGACGCTGGTGATGCTGGAGGCGGTCCGCGACTTCCGGGCCGCGACCGGCCGGCAGGTCGGCGTGAAGCCGGCCGGCGGCATCAGGACCACCAAGGACGCGATCAAGTACCTGGTGATGGTCAACGAGACCGTCGGCGCGGACTGGCTCGACCCGGACTGGTTCCGCTTCGGCGCGTCCAGCCTGCTCAACGACCTGCTCATGCAGCGCACCAAGCTGACGACCGGCACCTACTCCGGTCCCGACTACTTCACCCTGGACTGAGAGCCGATGTTCGAATACGCACCCGCCCCCGAGTCCCGCTCGGTGGTGGACATCAAGCCCTCGTACGGGCTCTTCGTCGACGGGCAGTTCGTCGACCCGACCGACGGCGGCACCTTCAAGTCGGTCAACCCGGCCTCCGAGGAGGTCCTCGCCGAGATCGCCGAGGCCGGCGCTCAGGACGTGGACCGCGCGGTCCGCGCCGCCCGGGCCGCGTACGAGAAGGTCTGGGGCCCGATGCCGGGCCGCGACCGGGCCAAGTACCTGTTCCGGATCGCCCGGATCATCCAGGAGCGCTCCCGCGAGCTGGCCGTGCTCGAGTCGCTCGACAACGGCAAGCCGATCAAGGAGTCCCGCGACGTCGACCTGCCCCTGGTCGCCGCGCACTTCTTCTACTACGCCGGCTGGGCCGACAAGCTGGAGCACGCCGGCTTCGGCGCGAACCCGCGTCCGCTGGGTGTGGCCGCCCAGGTCATCCCGTGGAACTTTCCGCTGCTCATGCTCGCGTGGAAGATCGCTCCCGCGTTGGCGGCCGGCAACACGGTGGTGCTGAAGCCGGCCGAGACGACCCCGCTGACCGCGCTGCTCTTCGCCGAGATCTGCCAGCAGGCCGACCTGCCCGCCGGCGTCGTCAACATCGTCACCGGCGCCGGCGACACCGGCCGGGCACTGGTCGAGCACCCGGGCGTGGACAAGGTCGCCTTCACCGGCTCGACCGAGGTGGGCCGCGCCATCGCCCGCTCGGTGGCCGGCACCCGCAAGAAGCTCACCCTGGAGCTGGGCGGCAAGGCCGCCAACATCGTCTTCGACGACGCGCCGGTCGACCAGGCGGTCGAGGGGATCGTCAACGGGATCTTCTTCAACCAGGGGCACGTCTGCTGCGCCGGCTCCCGGCTGCTGGTCCAGGAGAACGTCGCCGACCGGGTGCTGGAGTCGCTGAAGCGGCGGATGGCCCAGCTGCGCGTCGGCGACCCGCTGGACAAGAACACCGACATCGGCGCGATCAACTCGGCCGCCCAGCTCGCCCGGATCCGGGAGCTGTCCGACGCCGGTTCCGCCGAGGGCGCGGAGCGCTGGTCGCCGCCGTGCGAGCTGCCGGAGCGCGGCTTCTGGTTCGCGCCGACGATCTTCACCGGAGTCACCCAGGCGCACCGGATCGCCCGGGAGGAGATCTTCGGCCCGGTGCTGTCCGTGCTGACGTTCCGCACCCCGGCCGAGGCCGTCGAGAAGGCCAACAACACGCCGTACGGGCTGTCGGCCGGGATCTGGACCGACAAGGGCTCCCGGATCCTGTGGATGGCCGACCGGCTGCGCGCCGGCGTGGTCTGGGCCAACACGTTCAACAAGTTCGACCCCACCTCGCCGTTCGGCGGCTACAAGGAGTCGGGCTACGGTCGCGAGGGCGGCCGGCACGGGCTGGAGGGCTACCTCAATGTCTGAGCGGGTCGCGGTACGCAAGACGTACAAGCTCTTCATCGGCGGGAAGTTCCCGCGCAGCGAGTCGGGACGGTCGTATCTCGTGCAGGACGCCAACGTTTCCCTCGCCTCCCGCAAGGACGCGCGGGACGCCGTGGTCGCCGCCCGCGCCGCCGTGAAGGGCTGGGCCGGGGCGACCGCGTACAACCGGGGCCAGATCCTCTACCGGGTCGCCGAGATGCTGGAGGGCCGGCGCGAGCAGTTCGTCTCGCTCGGCGTGCCCGGCAACGAGGTGGACGCGGCCGTGGACCGCTGGGTCTGGTACGCCGGCTGGTCCGACAAGCTCGCCCAGGTGTACGGCGGCGCCAACCCGGTGGCCGGGCCCTACTTCAACCTGTCGGCGCCCGAGCCGACCGGCGTGGTGGCCGTGGTGGCCCCGGAGTCCCCGGCGCTGCTCGGCCTGGTCAGCGTGATCGCCCCGGCGATCGTCACCGGCAACACGGTGGTGGTGGCGACCTCGCCGACGCAGCCGCTGGCGGCGGTGACCCTGGCCGAGGTGCTCGCCACCTCCGACCTGCCCGGCGGGGTGGTCAACCTGCTCACCGGCCGGATCACCGAGACCGTGCCGACGCTGGCCGCCCACATGGACGTCAACGCCGTCGACCTGACCGGGGTGGCCGACGCCGAGCTGGCGGCCGAGCTGGAGGTGAAGGCGGCGGAGAACCTCAAGCGGGTGCTCCGGCCGGCCCCGTCCGACCACGACTGGACCGCCGACCCGGGCATCACCCGGATGACCAGCCTGCTGGAGACGAAGACCGTCTGGCACCCGAAGGGCGTCTGAGGACGCGTGACCGGGGCGTCCGCCGACGCGGACGCCCCGGCTCGGCGCCGGTCGGCACGCCCCGGCCCGCGGATGGCTCGAGTAGGCGCCGTGGTCGACGCTGCCGCGCCAGGAGGCACGCCGGCGGATGGTCCAGGGCGGGACCGCAAACCCGGCAGGTCGCGGGTGGTGATGGGCATCGGTCGGCCCGCCGGGTGCTGTCGGGTCGGCCCGCCGGGTGCTCTCTGTTGGGCCACCGAATGCTCCCTGTCGGCCCGCCGGATGCCGTCGGGTCGGCCCGCCGGATGCCGTCGGCTCGGCCCGCCGAATGCTCTCTGTTGGGCCACCGAATGCTCTCTGTCGCCCCTGTGGAGCTGATGTCGTAGACGACTCAGGCATCCGCCGCTGGAAGGCCCGCCGCTCGACGCTCCGCTGTCCGCCGCACGATTGCTCGCCACAGGGTGCGCCAGCCACCGCCCAGCACCCGACCGCCCACCCCGGGTGCCGCCGCACGGTTACTGGCCGCAGGACGCACCAGCCGCTGCTGCCGCCGCCGCGCGACGGCTTGCCGTTGGTTCGTCGCTCACCGGTGTCGCCCCGCGCTGGGCGGGCTCGGGCTCGGTGGCCGCCGCTCGCAGGCTCTGCCGGGCCTGATGTCGTAAACGACTCAGCTCGACAGGGCGGCGAGGGCAACCCGCACCCGAACCGGCGCCGCCACCCCACGCGAGCCGGCCCCGCGCCGCATCCCTGCACAGATCGCCGCCGAGGATGTGCCCGACGTCACGTCGTACTACGGGGGGTAGGATTGCGGCGTGACTCGGCTCGGTGATCTCGAACGTGCGGTGATGGACGTGCTGTGGGACTCGGTCCCGACCACGTCGGACGGGATCACCGTGCGCGAGGTGGCCGACGCGCTGGACGGCCGCGAGTTGGCGTACACCACGGTGATGACCGTGCTGGACCGGCTCGCCGGCAAGGGCATGGTCCAGCGCGAGCGGGAGGGGCGGGCCTGGCGCTACCGGGCCGCCGCCAGCCGCGAGGCGCACATCGCCCAGCTCATGCTCGACGCCCTCGACCTCGGCGGCAGCCGGGACGCCGCGCTGGTGCGCTTCGCCCGCTCGGTGACCGGCACCGAGGCCGAGGTGCTGCGCGCCGCGCTCGGCGCCGAGGCCGCCGCCGGGCAGACCGGGCGCCGCCAGGACGGCCTGACCGACCGGATCGAGGCGCCGACCGACCGGGCCGGCCGGCCGGTCCGGGCCGACGAGGCAGCGGACCGGTAGGGCGGCGGCCGTGGCGTACGCCCTGCACTTCGCCGCGTCGATGCTGGCCTGCTGGCTGATCGCGCAGGTGCTGGCGCGCTCCACCTGGACGTGGCGCAGCCCTCGGGTGGCGATCGTCTGCTGGCAGGCGGTGGGGCTGGCGCTCGGCCTCTCCGCGATGGGCCTGCCGATGGCGGTGGGCCTGGCCGCCTACGAGCGGTCGACCGGCAGCGCGCTGGTCGCTCTGGCGACCGACCTGAGCCACGGCACCCTGCCCGTCGGGGTGGGCGCGCCGCAACTGGCCGCCGTGGGGGTGGGCTTCGGCATCGGCGCGGTGCTGCTGACCACGACGGTGCGCAGCATCCATGGCACCGTACGCGCCCAGCGCCGGCACCGGGACCTGCTCACCCTCGTCGCCCGGCGGGACCCGACGGTCCCCGGCGCGCTGGTGCTCGACCATCCGAGTGCGGCGGCGTACTGCCTGCCGGGGGTGAAGCCGCGGGTGGTGGTCAGCGCGGGCACGCTCGACCTGCTGGACCGGGAGCAACTGGCGGCGGTGCTGGCCCACGAGCGGGCGCACGCCCAGGAGCGGCACGATCTGGTGCTGCTGCCGTTCACCGCGCTGTGCCGGGCACTGCCCTGGTTCGCCTGGGTCCGCGCGGCGCACGAGCGCGTCGCGCTGCTGGTGGAAATGCGGGCCGACGACAAGGCCCGGGAGGCGCACGCCGACGCGCCGCTGGCCGGCGCGCTGCGCCGGTTCGCCGCGGCGGGCAACCGGATCACGCCGGCCGGCGCCCTCGGGATGGGCGACCGGGACCTCGACGTGCGGGTGCAGCGGCTGCTCGTCGCCGACCGGCCGCCTCGGCTGATCGGGGCCGCCGCGCTGACGGCGACGACCACCCTGGCCGCCCTGCCGATCTCGCTCTTCCTCAGCTAGGCCGCCGCCCCGGGCGGCATCGATCCCCATGATCGCCCTGCGTCGTCGCGGGTTCCTGCCGGGCTGATAGGTAGAGAAACTACGTGTAGGCTGACTACGACATGTGAGCCGACAGTACGGAGAGCCGGCCATGGACACGCTGCTCCTCGCCCGCCTGCAGTTCGCCACCACCACCTCGATCCACTTCCTCTTCGTGGTGGTCACGCTCGGCCTGGTCACCCTGCTCGTGGGATTGCAGACCACCGCGGTGCTGACCGGTAAGCCGGTCTACTGGCGGCTGACCCGCTTCTGGGGTCAGCTCTACGTGATCAACTACGTGCTCGGCATCGCCACCGGCATCGTCATGGAGTTCCAGTTCGGGCTGAACTGGAGCGGCCTGTCGCGCTACGTCGGCAACGTCTTCGGGGCACCGCTGGCCATCGAGACGCTCGTCGCCTTCTTCCTGGAGTCGACGTTCCTCGGCATGTGGATCTTCGGCTGGCACCGGCTGCGCCGGGGCGTCCACCTCGCCCTGCTCTGGGGCGTCGCGCTCACGGCGTACGCCTCGGCCTTCTGGATCATGGTGGCGAACTCCTGGCTGCAGAACCCGGTCGGCCACGAGGTGCGCGACGGCGTCGCCCACCTCACCGACTTCTCCGCGCTGCTGACCAACCCCAGCCTCGGCATGGCCTTCGGCCACGTGGTCTTCGCGGCGCTGCTGGTCGGCGGAATGCTGATGGCAGCGGTCAGCGCCTGGCACCTGATCCGGCGCACCCCGGACTTCGCACTGTTCCGCACCTCGCTGCGGATCGGCCTGGTCACCGCCGCGCTGTCGATCAGCATGGTGCAGGGCTTCGGCTTCGCCCAGTTCGGCCCGGTCGGGCAGGTGCAGCCCACCAAGTTCGGCGGCGGCCCGGCGGCGGACGAGCTGGTCGCCGACTGGACCGCCCGGTTCGGCCCGGGCGACTACACCCCACCGGTGCTCGCCAGCGTCGGCCTCGGCTTCATGGTCCTGATCGGTTTCGGTCTCGGCCTGCTCTGGCTGCTGCTCCCGCTGCTCTGGCGGGACTGGGCCGTCCGGCTGCGCTTCCCCCTCTGGCTGGTGCTGCTCGCCCTGCCGCTGCCGTTCGTCGCGGTGATCCTCGGCTGGATCTCCCGCGAGGTCGGCCGCCAACCCTGGGTCGCGTACGGGCTGCTGCCGGTGGACCAGGCGGTGTCGCCGGTCAGTCCCTGGCTGATGCTCGCCTCGCTCGTCGGCTTCAGCCTGCTGCTCGGCGCCCTGGCCGTCACCAACTGGGTGCTACTGGCCCGGTACGCCGCCCGGGGCGCGGCCGACCCCGCGCTGGGTCGCCGGCCAGGGCAGCCGCCCGCCGACCACCGCCCCGAGCCCGCCTTCGCCTGAGGAGACCACGTGGAACTCGCCTGGTACGCCCTGCTCGGCCTCTTCTTCGCCACCTACCTGGTGCTCGGCGGCTACGACTACGGCGTCGGCCTGCTGCTCGCCCGGGGCGCCGACCCGGCCCGCCGCCGCGCCGCCCTGAACGCCGTCGGCCCGTTCTTCCTCGGCAACGAGGTCTGGCTGGTGGCCGCCGTCGGCATCCTCTTCGGCGCGTTCCCCGTGCTGGAGGGGGAACTGCTCGCCGGCTTCTACCCGGCCGTGGCGGGCGCGCTGGTCGGGGTGATCCTGGTGACCGTCGGGGTGCAGTTGCGCAGCCGGCCGGCCGGGGCACGGGCCCGCGCCGCGTGGGACCGGGTCGTGGTCGTCGGCAGCGTGCTCGCCGCGCTCGGCTGGGGCACCCTGCTGGCCGGGCTGCTCCAGGGCGTACCGCTGCACGCCGACGGCCACGTCGCCGGCGTGACCCACCTGTTCACCCCCTTCGTGGCCGCCGCCGGGCTCGCGGTCGTCGCGCTGGTCGCGCTGCACGGTGCGACGTTCCTCACCCTCCGGCTGCCGACCGCCGAGGCCGCGCCGGTCGGGCGGCTGGCCCGCCGGCTCGTCCCGGTCGCGCTCGTCGCCGTCGGCGCGGCCACCGCGCTGGGCCTGCTCTCCGCCGACGTACGCGCCGCGGTCGGGCAGCCCGTGGCGGCCGCACTGCTGCCGGTGCTGCTGGTGTCGGTGCTGGTGGGGGCCCGGGTGGCGCTCGCCCGGCGGCGGCCGGGGCTGGCCTTCGCCGCCACCGGGGCGGCCCTCGCGCTGCCGGTCGCGCTCGTCGGCGCGGCCCTCTGGCCGCACGCGCTGGTCTCCACGGTCGACCCCGGGGCGTCCCTGACCGTGGCCGACGCGGCGGCGAGCACACCCACGCTGCGGCTGCTGGGCTGGCTGACGCTGCCGCTCCTGCCGGCCCTACTAGGCTTTCAGGCGATGTGCTGGTGGGTTTTCCGGGGACGGACCGACGGCAGGGCACCGGTGTACTGGTGAACCGCCGTCCCTTCGACCCGCGTCTGCTGCGCCGGGTCCCCGCGGCCCGGCGCGACCTCGCCGTGCTCGCGCTGCTCGGCGTGCTGGCCGCGGGGCTGGTCGTCGCGCAGGCCACCGCGCTGGCCGCGCTGCTGGCGACCGCGTTCGACGGGCGGCTGGACCGGCCCGCGCTGGCCGGTTTCGTCGCCGCCGTGGCCGCCCGGTCCGTGCTGGTGTGGGCGCAGGGCACGGTGTCGGCGCGGGTCGCCGCGACGGTCAAGGCGGCGCTGCGCGCGGAGCTGTTGGGCGCGGTCGGGCGGCAGGGCCCCGGCTGGGTCGCCGGCCAGCGCGCCGGGCAGCTCGCCACGCTGGCCGGGCGCGGGCTGGACGCGTTGGACGCCTACTTCACCGGCTACCT harbors:
- a CDS encoding cytochrome d ubiquinol oxidase subunit II, whose protein sequence is MELAWYALLGLFFATYLVLGGYDYGVGLLLARGADPARRRAALNAVGPFFLGNEVWLVAAVGILFGAFPVLEGELLAGFYPAVAGALVGVILVTVGVQLRSRPAGARARAAWDRVVVVGSVLAALGWGTLLAGLLQGVPLHADGHVAGVTHLFTPFVAAAGLAVVALVALHGATFLTLRLPTAEAAPVGRLARRLVPVALVAVGAATALGLLSADVRAAVGQPVAAALLPVLLVSVLVGARVALARRRPGLAFAATGAALALPVALVGAALWPHALVSTVDPGASLTVADAAASTPTLRLLGWLTLPLLPALLGFQAMCWWVFRGRTDGRAPVYW
- a CDS encoding BlaI/MecI/CopY family transcriptional regulator; protein product: MTRLGDLERAVMDVLWDSVPTTSDGITVREVADALDGRELAYTTVMTVLDRLAGKGMVQREREGRAWRYRAAASREAHIAQLMLDALDLGGSRDAALVRFARSVTGTEAEVLRAALGAEAAAGQTGRRQDGLTDRIEAPTDRAGRPVRADEAADR
- a CDS encoding cytochrome ubiquinol oxidase subunit I, with the protein product MDTLLLARLQFATTTSIHFLFVVVTLGLVTLLVGLQTTAVLTGKPVYWRLTRFWGQLYVINYVLGIATGIVMEFQFGLNWSGLSRYVGNVFGAPLAIETLVAFFLESTFLGMWIFGWHRLRRGVHLALLWGVALTAYASAFWIMVANSWLQNPVGHEVRDGVAHLTDFSALLTNPSLGMAFGHVVFAALLVGGMLMAAVSAWHLIRRTPDFALFRTSLRIGLVTAALSISMVQGFGFAQFGPVGQVQPTKFGGGPAADELVADWTARFGPGDYTPPVLASVGLGFMVLIGFGLGLLWLLLPLLWRDWAVRLRFPLWLVLLALPLPFVAVILGWISREVGRQPWVAYGLLPVDQAVSPVSPWLMLASLVGFSLLLGALAVTNWVLLARYAARGAADPALGRRPGQPPADHRPEPAFA
- a CDS encoding CU044_5270 family protein → MHTKQQIRELLGPADPARDAVVPPSPLTAHDLILRAEAATATPAGPARRGAPRRTMLVGAAAALAVLGSAGVAQVLRDVAPTGAVPAQPAAGTVLVPVAYEIVEGEPAGRHLRALAARLVDGPQDATGGRYSHHHTKSWGEPTMTSPEGHTMSYVQERRHWAADDGRQWQDDRILGVEYPDAASREYWSTRPPLETPAASPSATRPPEGAREIPSDPQVRRLPADRAELARWLGTGKPAGELAMRTYQLYSSYLVPRRTRADLLTILAEKPGFVWRGRVVDRAGRQGVAVTADLVPPTGQHPERAQMLLVFHPSTGELLAYEYLATAPKRRVLHYALMLDARRTGTVG
- a CDS encoding GOLPH3/VPS74 family protein, whose translation is MTGVALAEELLLLAYDDETGKATMPRISLDLGMAAAVLIELALAGRIVYSEGSLVVVDSTPTGEPLVDGVLARIAADTPHSPSSWVQRLRHGLRDRILGDLCAQGVVRDVDETELGFIHVHRYPTVDPEVEADTRRRLAEALADGQLPDERTAALATLVAVLRMEPALGLTGDAARDARRRLEEIAGGAGFSGNVSLDDSVVRPSVGLVVAALGRAVDAALGPRP
- a CDS encoding aldehyde dehydrogenase family protein, with the translated sequence MSERVAVRKTYKLFIGGKFPRSESGRSYLVQDANVSLASRKDARDAVVAARAAVKGWAGATAYNRGQILYRVAEMLEGRREQFVSLGVPGNEVDAAVDRWVWYAGWSDKLAQVYGGANPVAGPYFNLSAPEPTGVVAVVAPESPALLGLVSVIAPAIVTGNTVVVATSPTQPLAAVTLAEVLATSDLPGGVVNLLTGRITETVPTLAAHMDVNAVDLTGVADAELAAELEVKAAENLKRVLRPAPSDHDWTADPGITRMTSLLETKTVWHPKGV
- the deoC gene encoding deoxyribose-phosphate aldolase; the encoded protein is MTATATSARSELSELGRSETALRTFLHGLPGVDQVGAEQRAAQLGTRSIKTTAKAQAIDLAIRMVDLTTLEGADTPGKVRALAAKALRPDPADPSCPHVGAVCVYPAMVPYVAEVLRGSGVHLASVATAFPSGQAPLEIKLADTRAAVEAGADEIDMVINRGAFLAGRYKEVYDEIVATKEACGDAHLKVILETGELATYDNVRRASWLAMLAGGDFIKTSTGKVPVAATPPVTLVMLEAVRDFRAATGRQVGVKPAGGIRTTKDAIKYLVMVNETVGADWLDPDWFRFGASSLLNDLLMQRTKLTTGTYSGPDYFTLD
- the upp gene encoding uracil phosphoribosyltransferase, which encodes MDVHVIDHPLAQSRLTAMRDARTDSSSFRAALHELTTMLVYEAARSFPVEKYPVQTPVTGTEGTRLANPPLLVPVLRAGLGMADAALGLLPESSMGFVGLARDEETYEPRAYMESLPRDLSGLPVLVLDPMLATGGSLEHCCRLLADRGCTDITVLCVLAAPVGIERLERSGLPLRLVTASIDEGLNDRKFIVPGLGDAGDRQFGGMPRF
- a CDS encoding aldehyde dehydrogenase family protein encodes the protein MFEYAPAPESRSVVDIKPSYGLFVDGQFVDPTDGGTFKSVNPASEEVLAEIAEAGAQDVDRAVRAARAAYEKVWGPMPGRDRAKYLFRIARIIQERSRELAVLESLDNGKPIKESRDVDLPLVAAHFFYYAGWADKLEHAGFGANPRPLGVAAQVIPWNFPLLMLAWKIAPALAAGNTVVLKPAETTPLTALLFAEICQQADLPAGVVNIVTGAGDTGRALVEHPGVDKVAFTGSTEVGRAIARSVAGTRKKLTLELGGKAANIVFDDAPVDQAVEGIVNGIFFNQGHVCCAGSRLLVQENVADRVLESLKRRMAQLRVGDPLDKNTDIGAINSAAQLARIRELSDAGSAEGAERWSPPCELPERGFWFAPTIFTGVTQAHRIAREEIFGPVLSVLTFRTPAEAVEKANNTPYGLSAGIWTDKGSRILWMADRLRAGVVWANTFNKFDPTSPFGGYKESGYGREGGRHGLEGYLNV
- a CDS encoding M56 family metallopeptidase — protein: MAYALHFAASMLACWLIAQVLARSTWTWRSPRVAIVCWQAVGLALGLSAMGLPMAVGLAAYERSTGSALVALATDLSHGTLPVGVGAPQLAAVGVGFGIGAVLLTTTVRSIHGTVRAQRRHRDLLTLVARRDPTVPGALVLDHPSAAAYCLPGVKPRVVVSAGTLDLLDREQLAAVLAHERAHAQERHDLVLLPFTALCRALPWFAWVRAAHERVALLVEMRADDKAREAHADAPLAGALRRFAAAGNRITPAGALGMGDRDLDVRVQRLLVADRPPRLIGAAALTATTTLAALPISLFLS
- a CDS encoding RNA polymerase sigma factor; its protein translation is MGERGEGWFTSLYAAHYPDIVRYGMRRLPDAEAAAELAQDVFVVVWRRRGEVPERALPWLYAVARHVVANRWRSRRDGPNLLPLAEADHVPARIVGPDAVVPMLDLHRALRTLPEVDQEILRLVGWEDLRVSDAAVVMGCTRSAAAVRLYRARRRLRSALATPTPARGARPASAHV